In a genomic window of Coregonus clupeaformis isolate EN_2021a chromosome 27, ASM2061545v1, whole genome shotgun sequence:
- the LOC121541766 gene encoding eosinophil peroxidase, with amino-acid sequence MKPFPSLLALGLCLMFSQPVLSTEESLGGPFIHSSVEEAKRLVDEAYKYSREKSLERVRGQSTRPSDVLRLLKQPARDTRSAVRSADYLENTLRLIHEKVHSTHRLHKRSLNATDLLTPEELDTIVRVTGCAARVSKPSCRNTPNMNKYRTATSVCNNLKYPRLGASNTPFTRWLPAQYDDGVSRPNGWDRNTRFNNFVLPLVREVSNRILATNDSGVVSDREFTHFVTFFGQWNDHDMTFTPFSPSIRSFSNGLNCNEKCERSEPCFPIQIPPRDPRLPTGPDSCIPVFRSAPACGTGESAFNFGGVATKREQINSLTAFLDLGQVYGSEDGLARDLRELTNDGGLLRVNKNFTDNGRELLPFTNLKGNMCATRRRVTNDTNAKEVPCFIAGDARVDENIALTSIHTLFMREHNRLARALSRLNPQWDAETLYQEARKIMGAYTQLFVFRDYLPHIVGPDIMARQLGRYPGYNENVDPSIANVFATAAYRFAHLAIQPMLSRLDSNYRENTMFPSVPLFKAFFTPWRLVFEGGIDPLIRGLVGRPAKLNTQDHMLVDAVRERLFQFVEHLALDLGSLNMQRGRDHGLPGYNAWRKSCGLSTPSNEAELGVVLNNRDLARRLLQLYGTPANIDVWMGGVAEPFVVRGRVGPLFACLIATQFQRIRQGDRLWYENTGVFTSAQRDSLSRASLARIICDNTGISTVPLDAFSIPNNGNNRLTNCNRIPQLNLQAWRERPTMAKQQNHDQDKNQQEDQNQEQQQQDQDNEIPLI; translated from the exons ATGAAGCCGTTTCCTTCCCTCCTGGCATTGGGGTTGTGCCTAATGTTCAGCCAGCCAGTCCTGTCTACAGAGGAAAGTTTGGGTGGCCCTTTCATTCACAGTTCAGTGGAGGAGGCAAAGAGACTCGTAGATGAAGCCTACAAGTACTCCCGTGAAAA GAGTCTGGAGAGAGTGCGTGGGCAGTCCACCAGGCCCTCAGATGTCCTGCGTCTCCTGAAGCAGCCTGCTAGGGACACGCGCTCTGCTGTACGATCTGCAGACTACCTGGAGAACACCCTGAGACTGATCCATGAGAAAGTCCACAGCACGCACAGGCTGCACAAACGCTCGCTCAACGCAACAG ACCTGCTCACACCGGAGGAGCTAGACACCATTGTCCGGGTAACTGGCTGTGCAGCTCGTGTCAGCAAACCCTCCTGCCGCAACACACCCAACATGAACAAGTATCGCACAGCCACCAGTGTCTGCAACAACCT GAAGTACCCTCGTCTTGGAGCCTCAAACACCCCCTTCACTCGTTGGCTGCCTGCTCAGTATGACGATGGGGTCTCTCGACCCAATGGCTGGGACCGAAACACGCGCTTCAACAACTTTGTGCTCCCTCTG GTAAGGGAGGTCTCTAACCGTATCCTGGCAACCAATGACTCTGGTGTAGTGAGCGATCGCGAGTTCACACACTTTGTCACCTTCTTTGGCCAGTGGAATGACCATGACATGACGTTCACACCCTTCTCCCCCAGCATCCGCTCCTTTAGCAACGGCCTGAACTGTAACGAGAAATGTGAGCGCTCCGAGCCCTGTTTCCCCATCCAG ATTCCTCCCAGAGACCCACGCTTGCCCACTGGCCCAGACAGCTGCATCCCAGTCTTCAGATCAGCGCCTGCATGCGGCACAGGGGAGTCTGCTTTCAATTTCGGTGGCGTGGCCACGAAGAGGGAGCAGATCAATTCCCTGACGGCCTTCCTTGACTTGGGGCAAGTGTACGGCTCTGAGGATGGGCTGGCACGTGACCTCCGTGAACTCACCAACGATGGTGGCCTGCTGCGTGTCAACAAAAACTTCACAGACAACGGGCGCGAGTTGCTACCCTTCACTAACTTGAAGGGGAACATGTGTGCCACCCGCAGGAGAGTCACCAATGACACCAATGCCAAGGAAGTGCCCTGTTTCATTGCAG GTGATGCCCGTGTGGATGAGAACATAGCCTTAACATCCATTCACACGTTGTTCATGCGTGAGCACAACCGTCTGGCCCGTGCCCTGAGTCGTCTCAATCCACAATGGGATGCTGAGACACTCTATCAGGAGGCTCGCAAGATCATGGGCGCCTACACCCAG CTGTTTGTGTTCCGGGACTACCTGCCGCACATCGTGGGCCCAGACATCATGGCCCGGCAGCTGGGCCGTTACCCTGGATACAACGAGAACGTTGATCCCAGCATTGCCAACGTGTTTGCTACAGCAGCTTACCGCTTTGCCCACCTGGCCATCCAGCCCATGCTGTCCCGCCTGGACAGCAACTACAGGGAGAATACCATGTTCCCCAGTGTGCCCCTGTTCAAGGCCTTCTTCACGCCCTGGAGGCTGGTGTTtgagg GTGGTATCGACCCTCTGATCCGTGGTCTGGTGGGTCGCCCAGCCAAGCTGAACACCCAAGATCACATGTTGGTGGACGCTGTGAGGGAGAGACTCTTCCAGTTCGTAGAACACCTGGCTCTGGACCTGGGCTCCCTCAACATGCAGCGTGGACGCGACCATGGCCTGCCTG GCTACAATGCTTGGCGTAAATCCTGTGGGCTCTCAACGCCTTCAAACGAGGCTGAGCTGGGTGTAGTTCTGAACAACAGAGACCTGGCCCGCAGATTGCTGCAGCTCTACGGCACCCCAGCTAACATTGACGTGTGGATGGGGGGCGTGGCTGAACCATTTGTAGTCAGGGGCCGAGTCGGACCTCTCTTTGCCTGCCTCATCGCCACCCAGTTCCAGAGGATCCGCCAGGGAGACAG GCTGTGGTATGAAAACACAGGTGTCTTCACCTCAGCACAGAGGGATAGCCTGAGTCGTGCCTCTCTGGCTCGGATCATCTGTGACAACACTGGCATTTCGACCGTGCCCCTTGACGCCTTCAGCATCCCCAATAATGGGAACAACAGACTCACCAACTGCAACCGTATCCCGCAATTAAACCTCCAAGCCTGGAGGGAGAGACCTACAATGGCCAAACAGCAGAACCACGACCAGGACAAGAACCAGCAGGAGGATCAGAATCAGGAGCAACAACAACAGGACCAGGACAATGAG ATCCCCCTGATTTGA
- the LOC121541769 gene encoding uncharacterized protein LOC121541769 isoform X2, producing MALGEPLMERALGVQWCVSSDDFQLRVTVKEHPLTRRGVLSTVASIYDPLGFVAPFILLGKQILQQLCRDKAGWDEPLSEELKTQWESWLQDLQNLSNVRIRRCYIPPNFIDVKQYELHHFSDASVTGYGECTYLRTINTNGDVHCSLVMGKARVAPTKVTTIPRLELSAAVVAARTSVVLRKELEIDGLQEHFWTDSKVVLGYINNDARRFHVFVANRIQRIKSTTDSKQWRFVRSEDNPADHASRGLKADQLVASTWFNGPDFLWKRELPIEDVKVSEVIDNDPELRKAQVLNTKAKEDRTLLDRLIRFSDWKRAVKAIAHLKRHAKQIKGLKLKTNEATSVEERQEAELFIIKLVQTEVFSTEINGD from the exons ATGGCTTTGGGAGAGCCACTCATGGAAAGAGCTCTCGGAGTGCAATGGTGCGTGTCCTCTGATGACTTTCAGCTCAGAGTTACAGTCAAGGAACACCCGTTGACCAGAAGAGGAGTGCTATCAACAGTAGCTTCCATCTACGACCCATTGGGGTTCGTAGCCCCATTCATTCTCCTAGGAAAGCAGATATTGCAACAACTGTGTCGAGACAAGGCCGGTTGGGATGAACCACTCTCAGAGGAGCTCAAGACACAGTGGGAATCTTGGCTACAAGATCTACAAAACTTGTCTAATGTAAGGATCAGAAGGTGCTATATTCCACCAAACTTCATAGATGTCAAACAGTACGAGCTTCACCACTTCTCAGACGCCAGCGTCACAGGCTATGGGGAGTGTACTTATCTCAGAACAATCAACACCAATGGGGATGTCCATTGTTCGTTAGTCATGGGGAAAGCACGTGTTGCCCCCACCAAAGTGACCACAATACCACGTCTTGAGTTATCTGCAGCAGTGGTAGCAGCAAGGACAAGTGTTGTGCTCAGAAAGGAGCTCGAAATAGATGGTCTTCAAGAACATTTTTGGACAGACTCAAAGGTTGTCCTTGGATATATAAACAATGATGCAAGACGATTCCACGTCTTTGTGGCTAACAGAATCCAAAGAATCAAGTCCACTACAGATTCAAAGCAATGGCGATTTGTACGTTCTGAAGATAATCCTGCGGATCATGCTTCAAGAGGCCTAAAGGCAGATCAGCTTGTAGCTTCAACTTGGTTTAATGGGCCAGATTTTCTGTGGAAAAGAGAGCTGCCCATAGAAGACGTCAAAGTAAGTGAGGTCATTGACAATGATCCAGAACTTCGAAAGGCCCAGGTGCTCAACACAAAAGCAAAAGAGGACAGGACATTGTTAGACCGCCTGATAAGGTTTTCTGACTGGAAAAGAGCCGTCAAAGCTATTGCTCATCTTAAGCGCCATGCTAAGCAAATCAAGGGTCTCAAACTTAAAACAAATGAAGCCACAAGTGTTGAGGAAAGACAGGAAGCAGAGCTTTTCATCATCAAATTGGTTCAAACGGAAGTATTCAGCACTGAA ATCAATGGAGATTAG
- the LOC121541769 gene encoding uncharacterized protein LOC121541769 isoform X1, which translates to MALGEPLMERALGVQWCVSSDDFQLRVTVKEHPLTRRGVLSTVASIYDPLGFVAPFILLGKQILQQLCRDKAGWDEPLSEELKTQWESWLQDLQNLSNVRIRRCYIPPNFIDVKQYELHHFSDASVTGYGECTYLRTINTNGDVHCSLVMGKARVAPTKVTTIPRLELSAAVVAARTSVVLRKELEIDGLQEHFWTDSKVVLGYINNDARRFHVFVANRIQRIKSTTDSKQWRFVRSEDNPADHASRGLKADQLVASTWFNGPDFLWKRELPIEDVKVSEVIDNDPELRKAQVLNTKAKEDRTLLDRLIRFSDWKRAVKAIAHLKRHAKQIKGLKLKTNEATSVEERQEAELFIIKLVQTEVFSTEIKGIKQCKEVKPKDKTNKLHKLSPFVDEYGVLRVGGRLTRSALHPHVKHPAIVPKASHVSSLLIKHYHEKVHHQGRGITVNELRSNGIWVTGCSSAVASHIYKCTTCRKYRRNTQEPKMADLPDERLEMTPPFTYCGIDCFGPFYVKEARKELKRYGLLFTCMCSRAIHIEMLDDLTTDAFINALRAFIAIRGNVRQLRCDQGTNFVGAKGEFMNAMKDLDHEQVKEHGCEFVMNFPASSHMGGVWERQIRTIRSVLTAILDQSAKRLDSASLRTFLYEVMAIVNSRPLTTEHLNDPTSLEPLTPNHILMMKSKITTPPPGQFVSQDLYLRKRWRQVQFLANEFWTRWKKEYLLNLQQRQIWQKDKRNTKVNDIVILQEDCSPRNQWRLARVAQVYPSTDGRVRKVKLLISDSTLDNQGKRTTKPVYLDRPVYKTVLLLEAE; encoded by the coding sequence ATGGCTTTGGGAGAGCCACTCATGGAAAGAGCTCTCGGAGTGCAATGGTGCGTGTCCTCTGATGACTTTCAGCTCAGAGTTACAGTCAAGGAACACCCGTTGACCAGAAGAGGAGTGCTATCAACAGTAGCTTCCATCTACGACCCATTGGGGTTCGTAGCCCCATTCATTCTCCTAGGAAAGCAGATATTGCAACAACTGTGTCGAGACAAGGCCGGTTGGGATGAACCACTCTCAGAGGAGCTCAAGACACAGTGGGAATCTTGGCTACAAGATCTACAAAACTTGTCTAATGTAAGGATCAGAAGGTGCTATATTCCACCAAACTTCATAGATGTCAAACAGTACGAGCTTCACCACTTCTCAGACGCCAGCGTCACAGGCTATGGGGAGTGTACTTATCTCAGAACAATCAACACCAATGGGGATGTCCATTGTTCGTTAGTCATGGGGAAAGCACGTGTTGCCCCCACCAAAGTGACCACAATACCACGTCTTGAGTTATCTGCAGCAGTGGTAGCAGCAAGGACAAGTGTTGTGCTCAGAAAGGAGCTCGAAATAGATGGTCTTCAAGAACATTTTTGGACAGACTCAAAGGTTGTCCTTGGATATATAAACAATGATGCAAGACGATTCCACGTCTTTGTGGCTAACAGAATCCAAAGAATCAAGTCCACTACAGATTCAAAGCAATGGCGATTTGTACGTTCTGAAGATAATCCTGCGGATCATGCTTCAAGAGGCCTAAAGGCAGATCAGCTTGTAGCTTCAACTTGGTTTAATGGGCCAGATTTTCTGTGGAAAAGAGAGCTGCCCATAGAAGACGTCAAAGTAAGTGAGGTCATTGACAATGATCCAGAACTTCGAAAGGCCCAGGTGCTCAACACAAAAGCAAAAGAGGACAGGACATTGTTAGACCGCCTGATAAGGTTTTCTGACTGGAAAAGAGCCGTCAAAGCTATTGCTCATCTTAAGCGCCATGCTAAGCAAATCAAGGGTCTCAAACTTAAAACAAATGAAGCCACAAGTGTTGAGGAAAGACAGGAAGCAGAGCTTTTCATCATCAAATTGGTTCAAACGGAAGTATTCAGCACTGAAATCAAAGGTATAAAGCAATGCAAGGAAGTAAAACCcaaagacaaaacaaacaagCTACACAAACTAAGTCCCTTTGTCGATGAGTACGGTGTGCTCAGGGTTGGAGGACGTTTGACAAGATCTGCCCTTCATCCACATGTAAAGCATCCTGCCATTGTACCTAAGGCAAGTCATGTGTCTTCTTTACTCATCAAGCACTACCATGAAAAGGTGCATCATCAAGGAAGAGGAATAACTGTCAATGAATTGCGATCCAATGGTATATGGGTTACAGGTTGCAGCAGCGCAGTTGCCTCGCACATCTACAAATGCACAACATGCAGAAAGTATAGAAGGAACACACAGGAACCAAAGATGGCAGACTTGCCAGACGAGAGACTGGAAATGACCCCTCCATTCACATATTGTGGTATAGATTGCTTCGGACCATTCTATGTGAAAGAAGCGAGAAAGGAACTGAAAAGATATGGTCTTCTTTTCACTTGTATGTGTTCTAGAGCCATACATATTGAAATGCTTGATGATCTCACTACAGATGCTTTCATCAATGCACTGCGTGCATTCATTGCAATACGTGGAAATGTAAGACAGTTGAGATGTGATCAAGGCACCAACTTTGTTGGCGCTAAAGGAGAGTTCATGAATGCAATGAAGGACCTGGATCATGAACAGGTAAAGGAACATGGATGTGAGTTTGTTATGAACTTCCCAGCATCAAGTCACATGGGAGGTGTATGGGAGAGACAAATTAGGACCATCAGAAGCGTTCTAACAGCGATCCTTGACCAATCTGCTAAAAGACTTGACAGTGCATCACTTAGAACCTTCCTGTATGAAGTGATGGCTATCGTAAATAGCAGACCTCTGACAACGGAGCACTTAAATGATCCAACAAGTCTTGAACCTCTCACTCCCAACCATATCCTCATGATGAAGTCAAAGATAACAACTCCCCCTCCTGGTCAGTTTGTGAGTCAGGATCTCTACCTCCGCAAGAGATGGCGACAGGTACAGTTCTTGGCAAACGAATTCTGGACACGGTGGAAGAAGGAGTACCTCCTTAATCTTCAGCAAAGACAAATATGGCAAAAGGATAAGAGAAATACGAAGGTTAatgacattgtcatcctacaagaggACTGCTCTCCACGAAATCAATGGAGATTAGCAAGAGTAGCACAGGTGTACCCTAGCACTGATGGAAGAGTCAGAAAGGTAAAACTGTTAATTAGTGACTCAACCTTAGATAACCAGGGAAAACGCACTACAAAGCCAGTCTATCTTGACAGGCCTGTATACAAGACAGTTTTACTGCTTGAAGCAGAATGA